One Candidatus Sulfurimonas baltica DNA segment encodes these proteins:
- the ftsY gene encoding signal recognition particle-docking protein FtsY, which produces MFGFIKKSLAKTAEAIKAVAPKRKISFTKEELEDILLEADVEYALVEIILNEMYQSKITRDILRSKLLATLAYTSYKEPEFNAPFVELIVGVNGAGKTTTISKLASRYKNEGKKVLLGAGDTFRAAAIEQLTLWSKKLDIPIVASKQGHDSSAVAYDAIDSAKSKGFDNVIIDTAGRLHTQTNLSNELKKIKRICDKAHAGAPHRTVLVIDGTQGNSAIAQAKAFNEMIGIDGIIITKLDGTAKGGSIFSIAYALELPILYVGTGEQPENLTPFDKYEFVDGLLDIIFIEE; this is translated from the coding sequence ATGTTTGGTTTTATAAAAAAATCTCTTGCTAAAACTGCAGAAGCAATAAAAGCAGTAGCACCAAAAAGAAAAATATCGTTCACAAAAGAAGAACTTGAAGATATTCTACTAGAAGCTGACGTTGAATATGCACTGGTTGAGATTATTCTAAATGAGATGTATCAAAGTAAAATTACGCGTGATATTTTACGCTCAAAGCTTTTAGCAACTTTGGCTTACACTTCATACAAAGAACCTGAATTCAATGCACCTTTTGTAGAATTGATAGTGGGCGTAAACGGTGCTGGAAAAACAACAACTATCTCAAAACTTGCATCTAGGTATAAAAATGAAGGCAAAAAAGTTTTACTAGGTGCGGGAGACACTTTTAGAGCTGCTGCAATAGAGCAACTAACTTTATGGTCTAAAAAGCTTGATATTCCTATCGTTGCATCAAAACAAGGACACGACAGCTCTGCTGTAGCTTATGATGCTATAGACTCTGCGAAATCAAAAGGTTTTGATAATGTTATCATTGATACAGCCGGCAGACTTCATACGCAGACAAACTTATCTAATGAACTTAAAAAAATAAAACGTATCTGTGATAAAGCTCATGCAGGAGCACCTCACAGAACAGTTCTTGTCATAGACGGAACACAGGGTAATTCAGCTATTGCACAAGCTAAAGCATTTAATGAGATGATAGGGATAGATGGTATTATAATCACAAAGCTAGACGGTACTGCAAAAGGTGGAAGTATATTCAGCATAGCCTATGCGCTTGAACTTCCTATACTTTATGTTGGAACAGGTGAGCAACCAGAAAACTTAACTCCATTTGACAAGTATGAGTTTGTTGATGGTTTATTGGATATTATTTTTATAGAAGAGTAA
- a CDS encoding class I SAM-dependent DNA methyltransferase, which yields MKDHFKDKAEIWDAGEMQVKGAKKIADAITKEIKLTNNMELLDFGVGTGLLGFDIAKNVKKVYGVDTSPKMIEKLQEKNTSSLYIETYTQDIVLDPLDRTFDGVISSMTLHHVENLKLFFETIYKNINSGGFIAIADLETEDGTFHSDNTGVFHFGFDKVGLVNIAKDAGFFNIKFENINTINKPDRDFGVFLLTAQR from the coding sequence ATGAAAGATCATTTTAAAGATAAAGCAGAAATTTGGGATGCAGGAGAGATGCAAGTCAAAGGTGCAAAGAAAATAGCTGATGCAATAACTAAAGAGATTAAACTCACAAACAACATGGAGCTTTTAGATTTTGGCGTTGGTACCGGACTTTTAGGCTTTGATATTGCAAAAAATGTAAAAAAAGTTTACGGTGTTGACACATCTCCAAAGATGATAGAAAAACTTCAAGAAAAAAACACTTCAAGTCTTTATATAGAAACATACACTCAGGATATTGTGCTAGATCCACTTGATAGAACTTTTGATGGAGTTATCAGCTCAATGACTCTTCATCATGTAGAAAATTTAAAGCTTTTTTTTGAAACAATATACAAAAATATCAATAGTGGCGGATTTATTGCTATAGCCGATTTAGAAACAGAGGATGGAACTTTTCACTCTGACAACACTGGTGTGTTTCACTTTGGATTTGATAAAGTAGGTCTAGTGAATATTGCTAAAGATGCGGGTTTTTTTAATATAAAATTTGAAAATATAAACACAATAAATAAGCCAGACAGAGATTTTGGTGTATTTTTATTAACTGCCCAGAGATAA
- a CDS encoding TlpA family protein disulfide reductase, translating into MLKKSILFISILSTLIFQGCSNDENKDVTKSANDMISVNEYVLTGLDSKQYVVKKKDNGFVLEGAKGKVVIFDIFATWCPPCKAAATHLSSLQEKYKDDLIIIGITIEDKISNEKLLDFAKEYTANYTLVNSDQNRRLTNAIAFELELGDRYPIPTMAMYKDGVLINHFIGATEEEFIESDIKRALGK; encoded by the coding sequence ATGTTAAAAAAATCAATTTTATTTATATCCATACTATCAACTCTTATTTTTCAAGGTTGTTCAAACGATGAAAATAAGGATGTCACTAAAAGTGCTAACGACATGATATCAGTAAATGAGTATGTACTAACTGGACTTGATTCAAAACAGTATGTTGTAAAGAAAAAAGATAACGGATTTGTTCTAGAGGGCGCGAAAGGAAAAGTAGTAATCTTTGATATATTTGCAACTTGGTGTCCACCATGTAAAGCAGCTGCTACACACTTAAGTTCACTTCAAGAAAAATATAAAGATGACCTTATAATTATCGGCATAACAATTGAAGACAAAATTTCAAATGAAAAACTATTGGATTTTGCAAAAGAGTATACAGCAAACTATACTTTGGTAAATTCAGACCAAAATCGTCGTTTAACAAATGCTATCGCTTTTGAACTAGAGCTTGGAGACAGATATCCAATTCCAACAATGGCAATGTACAAAGATGGTGTACTAATCAACCATTTTATAGGCGCAACTGAAGAAGAGTTTATAGAGAGTGACATCAAGAGAGCTTTAGGAAAATAA
- the rny gene encoding ribonuclease Y, whose protein sequence is MLSEILIGSSIATFSGLAGFLISRKITNANFDIYVDKAKAKASAIENEAHILLSKSNIKAQEIELEANKKYESAKARAKEDLHQREDDVIRKEDSFKRYKQSEEKKLYEDSATLKARKVDLQRNEKSLNSLKMRYEKKIDEALHNIEHCAGMTEDEARAVLLEKVEEKSRAEIAHIVRRYENEAKKEAKKKANYILAQATSRFAGEFASERLTNLIHLDNDELKGRIIGKEGRNIKALETLLGVDIIIDDTPNAILVSSFNLYRRAIATKTIELLIEDGRIQPARIEEIYTKVCDEFEASILAEGENLLADMDIGAMHPELVKLIGKLRYRASYGQNALAHTLEVAHLAGIMAAEMGGDSRLAKRAGLLHDIGKALTHDHDGNHVDLGANICNRYNEHTVVINAIYAHHGHEEINSIECGAVCAADALSAARPGARREVLESFLKRVTEIEEIASEHIGVSQAYAINAGREVRVLVNASLVNDDESILLANEIAKEIEARVQYPGEIKVNVIRESRAVVFAR, encoded by the coding sequence ATGTTAAGCGAAATACTAATAGGTAGCTCAATAGCAACCTTTAGTGGGCTTGCAGGTTTTTTGATTTCTAGAAAAATAACTAACGCTAATTTTGATATTTATGTCGATAAAGCCAAGGCAAAAGCAAGTGCTATTGAGAATGAAGCACATATACTTTTAAGCAAATCTAACATAAAAGCTCAAGAGATTGAGTTAGAAGCAAATAAAAAGTATGAAAGTGCAAAAGCAAGGGCTAAGGAAGACCTTCATCAAAGAGAAGATGATGTAATACGAAAAGAAGACAGCTTTAAAAGGTACAAGCAAAGTGAAGAAAAAAAACTTTATGAAGATAGTGCTACTTTAAAAGCTAGAAAAGTTGATTTACAAAGAAATGAAAAATCTCTAAACTCACTAAAAATGAGATATGAAAAAAAGATTGATGAAGCACTCCACAATATAGAACATTGTGCAGGAATGACAGAAGATGAAGCAAGAGCTGTTTTACTTGAAAAAGTAGAAGAAAAATCTCGTGCAGAGATAGCACATATTGTTAGGCGTTATGAAAATGAAGCAAAAAAAGAGGCTAAAAAGAAAGCAAATTATATTTTAGCGCAAGCAACAAGTAGATTTGCAGGAGAATTTGCTTCGGAGAGACTTACTAATTTAATTCACCTTGATAATGATGAATTGAAGGGTCGTATAATCGGTAAAGAGGGTAGAAACATAAAAGCCCTAGAGACACTTTTGGGTGTTGATATAATTATTGATGATACTCCAAATGCTATACTTGTTAGTAGTTTTAATCTCTACCGTAGAGCAATTGCTACTAAGACAATAGAACTTCTTATAGAAGATGGTCGTATTCAGCCGGCACGTATTGAAGAAATCTACACAAAAGTTTGTGATGAATTTGAAGCTTCTATATTAGCCGAGGGTGAAAATCTTCTTGCAGATATGGATATAGGTGCTATGCATCCAGAGCTTGTAAAACTAATTGGAAAATTGCGTTATCGTGCAAGTTATGGACAAAATGCATTGGCACACACTCTTGAAGTTGCTCATTTAGCTGGAATAATGGCTGCTGAAATGGGTGGAGATTCAAGGCTGGCAAAAAGAGCAGGACTACTTCATGATATAGGTAAAGCTTTGACTCATGATCATGATGGTAATCATGTTGATTTGGGGGCAAATATTTGTAACCGCTACAATGAGCATACTGTAGTTATTAACGCTATTTATGCTCATCATGGTCATGAAGAGATAAATTCTATAGAGTGTGGAGCAGTTTGTGCGGCAGATGCACTATCAGCTGCAAGACCAGGGGCCAGACGAGAAGTATTAGAGAGTTTCCTAAAAAGAGTTACAGAAATAGAGGAAATAGCTTCGGAGCACATAGGCGTAAGCCAAGCTTATGCTATAAATGCCGGAAGAGAAGTGAGAGTATTAGTTAACGCTTCGCTTGTGAACGATGATGAGTCTATTTTGCTTGCAAATGAGATAGCTAAAGAGATAGAGGCAAGAGTTCAATATCCAGGTGAAATTAAAGTTAATGTTATTAGAGAGAGTAGAGCTGTTGTGTTCGCAAGATAG
- a CDS encoding cation diffusion facilitator family transporter yields the protein MRLEKKATVISTSVAAVLVLMKMTVGILSGSIAVLASAIDSLLDLTVSLFNYFALHNSEKNPDDNFNFGRSKIEPLAAVIEGTVISLSALFILYEALVKIAYPREMNFMSESIWVMTASIIITAVLVVFLNYVAKKTKNMVIKADALHYKTDLFSNGAVLVALALISMTGEMLIDPILGIGIAIYMIYSAFPIIKEGVLMLLDAALPEEDIQKIIKILESEVATTDYHYLQTRESGSHIYISVHVVFNVSISLYDAHVVSDKLELRIKELFEDKNVHIIVHMDPYDDSEINDVEDVY from the coding sequence ATGAGATTAGAAAAAAAAGCTACGGTAATTTCAACATCAGTAGCAGCAGTGCTCGTACTTATGAAAATGACAGTTGGTATATTAAGCGGTTCAATTGCTGTTTTAGCATCTGCAATAGACTCTTTACTAGATTTAACAGTTTCACTTTTTAATTATTTTGCTCTACATAATTCAGAGAAAAATCCAGATGACAACTTTAACTTTGGACGAAGTAAAATTGAACCTCTTGCTGCAGTAATTGAAGGTACTGTTATATCTTTATCAGCACTTTTTATACTTTATGAAGCGCTTGTAAAAATAGCATATCCAAGAGAAATGAACTTTATGAGTGAAAGTATCTGGGTTATGACTGCTTCTATAATTATTACGGCTGTATTGGTTGTATTTTTAAATTATGTTGCCAAAAAAACAAAAAATATGGTAATAAAAGCAGATGCTCTACACTACAAAACAGATTTATTTTCTAACGGTGCAGTACTTGTTGCACTAGCTCTTATTTCGATGACAGGGGAGATGCTGATAGATCCAATACTTGGTATAGGTATTGCCATCTATATGATTTACTCAGCTTTTCCTATTATAAAAGAGGGTGTGTTAATGCTTCTCGACGCTGCATTGCCTGAAGAAGATATACAAAAAATAATAAAGATTTTAGAGAGTGAAGTAGCTACAACAGACTATCACTACCTACAAACAAGAGAATCTGGTTCACATATATATATATCCGTACATGTAGTCTTTAATGTTAGTATTTCTCTTTATGATGCACATGTAGTCTCAGACAAGCTGGAGCTTAGAATAAAAGAACTTTTTGAAGACAAAAATGTTCATATTATTGTTCACATGGATCCTTATGATGATTCAGAAATCAATGATGTTGAAGATGTGTATTAG
- a CDS encoding PaaI family thioesterase, which translates to MNEMQEANNVDEDSELDINEYKEENKVILKTHEIVNIDLNGTIEKLDNGYVESKLVTIPEMVADDLGLIHGGFIFSAADFAAMVAVNEKNVVLVACECQFLSPVKFGDIVYFKAKVRHKEGRKRNVHVTGYVLDIKVFEGEFKTVVTERHVLKLKLIDEENEG; encoded by the coding sequence ATGAATGAGATGCAAGAAGCAAATAATGTAGATGAAGATAGTGAACTCGATATTAATGAGTACAAAGAAGAAAATAAAGTAATTCTAAAGACTCACGAAATAGTAAATATTGATTTGAATGGGACAATAGAAAAACTTGATAACGGGTATGTTGAGTCTAAATTAGTTACTATACCTGAAATGGTTGCTGACGATTTGGGATTGATTCATGGCGGGTTTATTTTCAGTGCAGCTGACTTTGCCGCTATGGTCGCTGTAAATGAAAAGAATGTCGTGTTGGTAGCTTGTGAGTGTCAATTTTTATCTCCTGTTAAGTTTGGTGATATTGTTTATTTCAAGGCAAAAGTTCGTCACAAAGAGGGTAGAAAGAGAAATGTGCATGTTACCGGATATGTACTGGATATAAAAGTTTTTGAGGGTGAATTTAAAACAGTTGTAACAGAGAGACATGTTTTAAAGCTGAAGCTTATTGATGAAGAAAACGAAGGATAG
- a CDS encoding MBL fold metallo-hydrolase — MTVKVQPMGEYQTNCYIATVDGKDFIIDPGIGATEWVCENVTNPVAILNTHGHFDHVWSNDELQKKLNIPLYTPKGDVMLLSGSTWRPDLPPSKPDVEVEPNQEFDFNGVNVKFRHFPGHCPGCSTIEIGDAMFSGDFIFERSIGRTDFPYSSPDDMRASLERFKKLDYDKTIYPGHGNTTTIKQEQQYADYWIGNL; from the coding sequence ATGACTGTTAAAGTTCAACCAATGGGAGAGTACCAAACTAATTGCTACATCGCTACAGTAGATGGAAAAGATTTTATTATAGACCCGGGCATAGGTGCGACTGAGTGGGTTTGTGAAAATGTCACAAACCCCGTTGCCATACTAAATACTCACGGACACTTTGACCATGTTTGGAGCAACGACGAGCTTCAAAAGAAATTAAATATTCCTCTTTATACTCCAAAAGGTGATGTTATGCTTCTCTCTGGAAGTACTTGGAGACCAGACCTACCTCCGTCAAAACCAGATGTAGAAGTAGAACCAAACCAAGAGTTTGATTTTAATGGTGTAAATGTAAAATTTCGTCACTTTCCCGGACACTGTCCCGGCTGTTCAACCATAGAGATAGGTGATGCTATGTTTAGCGGTGATTTTATATTTGAGCGCTCTATTGGAAGAACAGATTTTCCATACTCATCACCTGATGATATGAGAGCTTCACTAGAGAGGTTTAAAAAATTGGACTACGACAAAACAATATATCCAGGTCATGGAAATACAACAACAATAAAACAAGAGCAGCAGTATGCAGACTACTGGATAGGAAATTTATAA
- a CDS encoding NAD+ synthase produces MKKYEQITIYLQHFLDNEVRKTGLNRVVLGLSGGLDSAVVAVLAQRVFKDDLLCVKMPSQYSSQSSLEDADELCRDFGIKAITASIEPMLKAYEELNPDMDSLRKGNVSSRLRMTTLFDISARENALVLGTSNKSELMLGYGTLYGDLSSAVNPIGDLYKSEVYELAEYLGVAKSIIKKAPSADLWDGQSDEDDLGYTYAQLDEVMKLYVEDRLSKEEIVNQGFDKDMLDMIIKRIFRNHFKRKMPIIAKLTSRTMNHDFNYPRDITL; encoded by the coding sequence ATGAAAAAGTATGAGCAGATAACAATTTATCTGCAGCATTTTTTAGATAATGAAGTTCGCAAAACTGGACTAAATAGAGTAGTTCTCGGACTAAGTGGAGGGCTTGATTCCGCGGTTGTGGCGGTACTTGCTCAGAGAGTATTTAAAGATGATCTTCTTTGTGTGAAAATGCCATCTCAATACTCTTCTCAAAGCTCACTCGAAGATGCGGATGAGCTTTGTCGCGATTTTGGTATTAAAGCCATAACCGCTTCGATAGAGCCTATGTTAAAAGCTTATGAAGAGTTAAATCCGGATATGGATAGCCTAAGAAAAGGTAATGTGTCTTCGCGACTTAGAATGACTACACTTTTTGATATTTCAGCTAGAGAAAACGCTTTAGTGCTAGGAACAAGCAATAAAAGTGAGCTGATGCTGGGTTATGGAACACTCTACGGTGATCTCTCAAGTGCCGTAAATCCAATTGGAGATCTGTATAAAAGTGAAGTGTATGAGTTGGCAGAGTATCTCGGGGTTGCAAAAAGTATTATTAAAAAAGCTCCCTCTGCAGATTTGTGGGATGGTCAAAGTGACGAAGATGATTTAGGGTACACATATGCCCAACTAGATGAAGTTATGAAGCTATATGTGGAAGATAGGCTAAGTAAAGAAGAGATAGTAAATCAGGGTTTTGACAAAGATATGCTTGATATGATTATAAAGAGAATATTTCGTAACCATTTTAAGAGAAAAATGCCAATTATTGCAAAGTTGACATCAAGAACTATGAACCACGATTTCAACTATCCAAGAGATATAACACTATAA
- a CDS encoding DegT/DnrJ/EryC1/StrS family aminotransferase codes for MKIPFCKYESSRDAHSNVSDVLDGEDLDQVDELENDFISYIGADYALATSHGTSALHLAMLALDLKRGDKIVCSVNTHPSVPEVVRHFDAEPTFIDIDAQTYNINLDKLEVYLQDNKSKKLKAVIVTHVAGQCVDLDRLYKMAKIYDVKIVEDASEALGATYNGNKIGSTGADITCFNFSSHLKKDVCNGGMLVCNSAEIIKRAKLLSSHAMVRDEDSLEYIYDVTDIGFDYSMSQLDAAYIRAQIKEQDNNLKRVKEIANTYSDALEKVEHISIPKAISDEHPYSLYIIKIDKNRDSFALELKKQGIEVGLHYIPLHFLTYYKNKYSLKINNFPTALTSYQQIMSLPIYPSMTDKDVKFVIEKIKLVASTRV; via the coding sequence ATGAAAATTCCATTTTGTAAGTATGAAAGCAGTAGAGACGCACACTCAAATGTGAGTGATGTTTTAGATGGTGAAGATTTAGATCAGGTTGATGAGTTAGAGAATGATTTTATATCTTATATAGGAGCAGACTATGCATTAGCGACTTCGCATGGTACCTCTGCGCTTCACTTAGCAATGTTGGCTTTAGACCTTAAGCGTGGTGATAAAATAGTATGTTCTGTAAATACTCACCCTAGTGTTCCTGAAGTGGTTCGTCATTTTGATGCAGAACCTACTTTTATAGATATAGATGCTCAAACATACAATATTAATCTTGACAAACTTGAAGTTTATTTGCAAGATAATAAATCTAAAAAACTAAAGGCTGTTATTGTTACTCATGTTGCTGGACAATGTGTAGATTTAGATAGACTTTATAAAATGGCTAAAATTTATGATGTAAAAATTGTAGAAGATGCAAGTGAAGCTTTAGGTGCAACATACAATGGTAATAAAATAGGCTCAACTGGTGCAGATATTACTTGTTTCAACTTCTCTTCTCACCTTAAAAAAGATGTTTGCAATGGCGGTATGCTTGTCTGTAACTCTGCGGAAATTATAAAGAGAGCTAAACTTTTAAGTTCACATGCTATGGTTCGAGATGAAGACTCTTTGGAATATATCTATGATGTTACAGACATTGGATTTGATTATTCAATGAGTCAGTTAGATGCGGCGTATATTAGAGCACAGATAAAAGAGCAAGATAATAATCTCAAAAGAGTGAAAGAGATTGCCAACACGTACAGTGATGCTCTTGAAAAAGTTGAACATATATCTATACCTAAAGCAATTAGTGATGAACATCCATACTCTCTTTATATTATAAAAATAGATAAGAACAGAGACTCATTTGCATTAGAACTTAAAAAACAAGGTATTGAGGTTGGACTCCACTATATTCCGCTTCATTTTTTAACGTACTATAAAAATAAGTATTCTTTAAAGATAAATAATTTCCCTACAGCACTTACTAGTTATCAGCAAATTATGTCGTTGCCTATTTATCCAAGTATGACAGATAAAGATGTTAAATTTGTAATAGAGAAAATCAAGTTAGTTGCTTCAACAAGA
- a CDS encoding 5-formyltetrahydrofolate cyclo-ligase, which produces MSLSKTIFRRNCLKKIKNSSKINNIYKNSKLNSKLLDKILGLKKKKILLFIPLPFEANITKTMNKLRKKHDIFVPFMEGESFKMVPFRLPLRKKKFGIYEAGNSLREIKNIDIAVVPIVGMDGKLQRVGFGKGMYDRFFARLKKRPYIIFVQTEFCQTKEFICDDYDITCDLLITPHVQVENKYLTRAKNRK; this is translated from the coding sequence ATGTCCCTATCCAAAACAATATTTAGACGCAATTGTTTAAAAAAGATAAAAAATAGCTCCAAAATAAATAATATATATAAAAATTCAAAATTAAATTCAAAATTATTAGATAAAATTTTGGGTTTAAAAAAGAAAAAAATACTTCTATTTATACCACTTCCCTTTGAAGCAAATATAACTAAAACAATGAATAAATTGAGAAAAAAGCATGACATTTTTGTTCCGTTTATGGAAGGCGAAAGTTTTAAGATGGTACCATTTAGATTACCGCTTAGGAAGAAAAAATTTGGTATTTATGAAGCGGGAAATAGTTTAAGAGAAATAAAAAATATAGATATAGCCGTTGTGCCTATAGTAGGTATGGATGGTAAATTACAAAGAGTTGGGTTTGGAAAAGGAATGTATGACCGTTTCTTTGCAAGGTTAAAAAAGAGACCATATATAATTTTTGTACAAACAGAATTTTGTCAAACAAAAGAATTTATTTGTGATGATTATGACATCACATGTGATTTATTAATAACGCCACATGTTCAAGTTGAAAATAAATACTTAACAAGGGCTAAAAACAGGAAATGA
- the cmoB gene encoding tRNA 5-methoxyuridine(34)/uridine 5-oxyacetic acid(34) synthase CmoB: protein MDLQELRMQREKWMSWKNIAPLREALSSLEDGSWDVKLGDEVKISGKAPNNIEEVAKLMMPWRKGPFELFDTYIDSEWKSNIKYNLLRRHFSLKDKRVADIGCNNGYYMFRMQEDKPKLLVGFDPSPLYKTQFDFINHFVKSEIVYELLGVEHLEFYEEKFDTIFCLGVLYHRSDPVAMLKSLYKGLDKQGEVILDTFYIEGDDEMCLCPESSYSKIPNIYFVPTIKALKNWCIRAGFIGFEVLETSKTDANEQRKTPWIDGQSLEDFLDEKDNSKTVEGYPAPARVYVKLIKDKR from the coding sequence ATGGATTTACAAGAGTTGAGAATGCAGCGAGAAAAATGGATGAGTTGGAAGAACATTGCTCCTCTTCGTGAAGCATTAAGCAGTTTAGAAGATGGTAGTTGGGATGTAAAGCTCGGAGATGAAGTTAAAATTAGTGGTAAAGCTCCAAATAACATCGAAGAAGTTGCAAAACTTATGATGCCTTGGAGAAAGGGCCCATTTGAACTTTTTGATACCTATATAGATTCTGAGTGGAAAAGTAATATAAAATATAATCTCCTACGAAGACATTTTAGTTTAAAAGATAAGAGAGTTGCCGATATAGGATGCAACAATGGGTATTATATGTTTAGAATGCAAGAAGATAAACCAAAACTGTTAGTAGGTTTTGATCCATCTCCATTGTATAAAACGCAGTTTGATTTTATAAACCATTTTGTAAAAAGTGAAATAGTCTATGAACTTTTGGGCGTTGAGCATTTAGAATTTTATGAAGAGAAGTTTGACACAATATTTTGTTTAGGCGTGCTTTATCACAGAAGTGACCCTGTCGCAATGTTAAAATCACTTTATAAAGGGCTAGATAAGCAAGGTGAGGTTATTTTAGACACTTTTTATATAGAGGGCGATGATGAGATGTGTCTATGTCCTGAGTCATCATATTCAAAGATACCAAATATCTATTTTGTTCCAACTATTAAAGCTTTGAAGAACTGGTGTATAAGAGCCGGCTTCATTGGTTTTGAAGTTTTGGAGACATCAAAAACCGATGCAAATGAGCAGAGAAAAACTCCTTGGATTGATGGTCAATCGCTAGAAGATTTTTTAGATGAAAAAGATAACTCTAAGACAGTTGAGGGGTATCCGGCACCAGCACGGGTGTATGTTAAACTTATTAAGGATAAGAGATGA